A genomic window from Mesorhizobium sp. 131-2-1 includes:
- the pyrE gene encoding orotate phosphoribosyltransferase produces MNTDEVLGIFREAGAVLEGHFILTSGLRSPVFLQKARVFMHADKTERLCKALAEKIRKAVPGRIDYVVGPAIGGLIPAYETSRHLGVPAIWVEREGGEFRLRRFEIAKGSRVVIVEDIVTTGLSIRETIECLRELGAEVAAAACIIDRSAGKTDVGVPLVALAEYEVPAYPADRLPPELAAIPAVKPGSRNI; encoded by the coding sequence ATGAACACCGATGAAGTGCTGGGCATTTTCCGCGAGGCGGGCGCCGTCCTGGAAGGGCATTTCATCCTGACGTCGGGCTTGCGCAGTCCGGTCTTCCTGCAGAAGGCGAGGGTCTTCATGCACGCCGACAAGACCGAACGCCTGTGCAAGGCGCTGGCCGAGAAGATCCGCAAGGCGGTGCCCGGCCGGATCGATTATGTCGTCGGCCCGGCCATCGGCGGCCTGATCCCCGCCTACGAGACCTCGCGCCATCTCGGCGTGCCGGCAATCTGGGTCGAGCGGGAAGGGGGCGAGTTCAGGCTGCGCCGTTTCGAGATCGCAAAGGGCTCGCGTGTCGTCATCGTCGAGGACATCGTCACCACCGGGCTGTCGATCCGAGAGACAATCGAATGCCTGCGCGAGCTCGGCGCCGAGGTGGCGGCGGCCGCCTGCATCATCGACCGCTCGGCCGGCAAGACTGATGTCGGCGTGCCGCTGGTTGCGCTCGCCGAATATGAGGTTCCGGCCTATCCGGCCGACCGGCTGCCACCCGAGCTTGCCGCAATCCCGGCCGTCAAGCCCGGCAGCCGCAACATCTGA
- a CDS encoding RelA/SpoT family protein produces MMRQYELVERVQRYKPDVNEALLNKAYVYAMQKHGHQKRASGDPYFSHPLEVAAILTEMHMDEATIAVALLHDTIEDTTATRAEIDELFGPEMGKLVEGLTKLKKLDLVSKKAEQAENLRKLLLAISEDVRVLLVKLADRLHNMRTLDHVPEAKRLRIAEETMDIYAPLAGRMGMQGMREELEEIAFRYINPEAYRAVTARLAEIFERNKGVLSEIEKSLSALFEKHAIKAGVKSRQKKPWSVFRKMEAKALSFEQLSDIFGFRVVVDSVEDCYRALGAIHTTWSMVPGRFKDYISTPKQNDYRSIHTTIVGPSRQRVELQIRTREMNKIAEYGVAAHSIYKDTGGKTNGAGHAISKETNAYAWLRRTIEQLAEGDNPEDFLENTKLELFQDQVFCFTPKGMLIALPRGATPIDFAYAVHTDVGDTCVGAKVNGRIMPLMTELKNGDEVEIIRSKAQVPPAAWESVVVTGKARAAIRRATKNAIRKQYSGLGARILERAFERAGKNFTKESLKPVLHRLARKDIEDVLASVGRGELASTDVMKAVFPDYKDERVTVAAPKQREEGWSKIRNAAGMLFQMPGRAARKDKDQPRDGAVPIRGVRGDLPVRFAPEGAVPGDRIVGIIQPGTGITIYPIQSPALQAFDDQPERWIDVRWDIDERTKERFPARISVTAINAPGSLADIAQVVAANDANIHTLSMVRTAPDFTEMLIDLEVWDLKHLNRLLSQLKDNSSVSDARRVNG; encoded by the coding sequence ATGATGCGTCAGTATGAGCTTGTCGAGCGCGTCCAGCGCTACAAGCCTGACGTCAACGAGGCGCTGCTCAACAAGGCCTATGTCTACGCCATGCAGAAGCATGGTCACCAGAAGCGCGCCTCCGGCGATCCCTATTTCTCGCACCCGCTCGAAGTCGCCGCCATCCTCACCGAGATGCACATGGACGAGGCGACGATCGCCGTCGCCCTGCTGCATGACACGATCGAGGACACCACCGCGACCAGGGCCGAGATCGACGAATTGTTCGGCCCGGAAATGGGCAAGCTGGTCGAGGGTCTGACGAAACTCAAGAAGCTCGACCTCGTGTCCAAGAAAGCCGAGCAGGCGGAGAACCTGCGCAAGCTCCTGCTGGCGATCTCCGAGGACGTGCGCGTGCTGCTCGTCAAGCTTGCTGACCGCCTTCACAACATGCGCACCCTCGACCATGTGCCGGAAGCCAAGCGCCTGCGCATCGCCGAGGAGACGATGGACATCTATGCGCCGCTCGCCGGCCGCATGGGCATGCAGGGCATGCGCGAGGAGCTGGAGGAGATCGCCTTCCGCTACATCAATCCGGAAGCCTATCGCGCCGTCACCGCGAGGCTGGCCGAGATCTTCGAGCGCAACAAGGGTGTTCTCTCGGAGATCGAGAAGTCGTTGTCGGCGCTGTTCGAAAAGCATGCGATCAAGGCCGGCGTGAAGAGCCGGCAGAAGAAGCCGTGGTCGGTGTTCCGCAAGATGGAGGCCAAGGCGCTGTCCTTCGAGCAGCTTTCCGACATCTTCGGCTTCCGCGTCGTCGTCGACTCGGTCGAGGACTGCTACCGCGCGCTCGGCGCCATCCACACCACCTGGTCGATGGTGCCAGGCCGCTTCAAGGACTACATCTCGACGCCGAAGCAGAACGACTATCGCTCGATCCACACCACCATCGTCGGCCCGTCGCGCCAGCGCGTCGAATTGCAGATCCGCACCCGCGAGATGAACAAGATCGCTGAATACGGCGTCGCCGCCCATTCGATCTACAAGGACACCGGTGGCAAGACGAATGGCGCCGGCCATGCCATTTCGAAGGAGACCAACGCCTATGCCTGGCTGCGGCGCACCATCGAGCAGCTGGCCGAGGGCGACAACCCGGAAGACTTCCTCGAAAACACCAAGCTGGAGCTCTTCCAGGACCAGGTGTTCTGCTTCACGCCCAAGGGCATGCTGATCGCGCTGCCGCGCGGCGCCACCCCCATCGACTTCGCCTATGCCGTCCACACCGATGTCGGCGACACTTGCGTCGGCGCCAAGGTCAATGGCCGCATCATGCCGCTGATGACGGAGTTGAAGAACGGCGATGAGGTCGAGATCATCCGCTCCAAGGCGCAGGTGCCGCCGGCGGCCTGGGAATCGGTGGTCGTCACCGGCAAGGCGCGGGCCGCCATTCGCCGCGCCACCAAGAATGCGATCCGCAAGCAGTATTCCGGGCTTGGCGCCCGCATCCTGGAGCGCGCCTTCGAGCGCGCCGGCAAGAACTTCACCAAGGAGAGCCTGAAGCCGGTGCTTCACCGGCTGGCGCGCAAGGACATAGAAGACGTGCTGGCCTCTGTCGGGCGTGGCGAACTAGCCTCGACCGATGTCATGAAGGCGGTGTTCCCCGACTACAAGGACGAGCGCGTCACCGTCGCCGCTCCCAAACAGCGCGAGGAAGGCTGGTCGAAGATCCGCAACGCCGCTGGCATGCTGTTCCAGATGCCGGGCCGCGCCGCGCGCAAGGACAAGGACCAGCCGCGCGATGGCGCAGTTCCGATCCGCGGCGTGCGTGGCGATCTGCCGGTTCGCTTCGCGCCGGAGGGCGCCGTGCCTGGCGACCGCATCGTCGGCATCATCCAGCCGGGCACCGGCATCACCATCTACCCGATCCAGTCGCCAGCTCTGCAGGCCTTCGACGACCAGCCTGAGCGCTGGATCGATGTGCGCTGGGACATTGACGAGCGGACCAAGGAGCGCTTCCCGGCACGCATTTCGGTCACTGCCATCAACGCGCCGGGTTCGCTCGCCGACATCGCCCAGGTCGTAGCCGCGAACGATGCCAACATCCATACGCTGTCGATGGTGCGCACCGCGCCCGACTTCACCGAAATGCTGATCGATCTTGAGGTCTGGGATCTGAAGCATCTCAACCGGCTGCTGTCGCAGCTCAAGGACAATTCGAGCGTCAGCGATGCGCGACGCGTGAACGGTTAA
- the rpoZ gene encoding DNA-directed RNA polymerase subunit omega: MARVTVEDCIDKVDNRFELVLLAGHRARQISQGAQITVPRDNDKNPVIALREIADETLSPDDLKEDLIHSLQKHVEVDEPEADGEVIADQTGVAVAATDADDAEDNIAFDRMTEEDLLAGIEGLVPPEKSDDY; encoded by the coding sequence ATGGCCCGCGTAACCGTTGAAGATTGCATCGACAAGGTCGACAACCGCTTCGAACTGGTGCTTCTGGCCGGCCACCGCGCCCGTCAGATCAGCCAGGGCGCGCAGATCACCGTCCCGCGCGACAACGACAAGAACCCGGTGATCGCGCTGCGCGAGATCGCCGACGAGACGCTGTCGCCCGACGATCTCAAGGAAGACCTGATCCACTCGCTGCAGAAGCATGTCGAGGTCGACGAGCCGGAAGCTGACGGCGAGGTGATCGCGGACCAGACCGGTGTTGCCGTCGCGGCGACCGATGCCGACGATGCCGAGGACAACATCGCTTTCGACCGCATGACCGAGGAAGACCTTCTGGCCGGCATCGAAGGCCTGGTGCCGCCGGAAAAGAGCGACGACTACTAA
- a CDS encoding LabA-like NYN domain-containing protein, with protein MFDPREKIALFIDGANLYATSRALGFDIDYRKLLSSFQKRGYLLRAYYYTALVEDQEYSSIRPLIDWLDYNGFKVVTKPAKEFTDSTGRRKIKGNMDIELTVDALELADVVDHYVIFSGDGDFRTLVEALQRRGRKVSIVSTMASQPPMISDDLRRQADHFIDLMSLKNEVGRDPSERPVRRPEPAEADEGDY; from the coding sequence ATGTTCGACCCTCGTGAGAAAATCGCTCTTTTCATCGACGGCGCCAATCTCTACGCCACCTCGCGAGCGCTTGGTTTCGACATCGACTATCGCAAGCTTCTGTCGAGCTTCCAGAAGCGCGGCTATCTGCTGCGCGCCTACTACTACACCGCGCTGGTCGAGGATCAGGAATATTCCTCGATCCGGCCGCTGATCGACTGGCTCGACTATAACGGCTTCAAGGTGGTGACCAAGCCGGCCAAGGAGTTCACCGACTCGACGGGCCGCCGCAAGATCAAGGGCAATATGGACATCGAGCTGACCGTCGATGCGCTCGAACTCGCCGACGTCGTCGACCACTATGTGATCTTCTCCGGCGACGGCGATTTCCGCACGCTGGTCGAGGCGCTGCAGCGGCGCGGTCGCAAGGTCTCGATCGTCTCCACCATGGCCTCGCAGCCGCCGATGATCTCGGACGATCTGCGCCGGCAGGCCGACCACTTCATCGACCTGATGAGCTTGAAGAACGAAGTCGGCCGAGATCCGTCCGAGCGGCCGGTGCGCCGGCCCGAGCCGGCCGAGGCCGACGAGGGCGACTATTGA
- a CDS encoding uracil-DNA glycosylase: MTAAAQVAAPSPEPSRDCPLCPRLHDFIADWRRREPSWFNAPVPTFVPPEGEDAVRLLIVGLAPGLRGANRTGRPFTGDYAGDLLYGTLIAQGLARGEFKARPDDGLELVQTAITNAVRCVPPENKPVGGEIATCRSFLVPTIGRFPNLRAVLALGSIAHQSTVRALGQRVAAYPFRHGGRQQAGGITLFSSYHCSRYNTNTGVLTEAMFVNVFKEIAAFLQE; the protein is encoded by the coding sequence TTGACTGCGGCGGCCCAGGTGGCCGCGCCCTCCCCTGAACCCAGCCGCGACTGCCCGCTCTGCCCGCGGCTGCATGATTTCATCGCCGACTGGCGGCGGCGCGAGCCGTCCTGGTTCAACGCGCCGGTGCCGACCTTCGTGCCGCCGGAAGGCGAAGACGCGGTGCGGCTGCTCATCGTCGGGCTGGCGCCCGGGCTGCGCGGTGCCAACCGCACCGGGCGGCCGTTCACCGGCGACTATGCCGGCGACCTGCTCTACGGCACGCTGATCGCGCAGGGTCTTGCGCGCGGTGAATTCAAAGCAAGGCCCGACGACGGGCTGGAGCTGGTGCAGACCGCCATCACCAATGCCGTGCGTTGCGTGCCGCCGGAGAACAAACCGGTGGGCGGTGAGATCGCCACCTGCAGGAGCTTCCTGGTGCCGACGATCGGGCGCTTTCCCAATCTGCGCGCCGTGCTGGCGCTGGGCTCGATCGCGCATCAGTCTACCGTGCGGGCGCTTGGGCAACGCGTCGCCGCCTATCCATTCCGCCATGGCGGACGGCAGCAGGCCGGCGGCATCACGCTGTTCTCAAGCTATCACTGCTCGCGCTACAACACCAATACGGGCGTGCTGACGGAAGCAATGTTCGTCAACGTCTTCAAGGAGATCGCGGCGTTTCTGCAGGAATAG
- a CDS encoding glycoside hydrolase family 25 protein: MKKRIVLWTLACLVLACVVVVGGLIYFHTFSPDRGRFPVRGIDVSHHQGRIDWRRVAADDVAFAVIKATEGGDHVDDAFAANLREARAAGLAVGAYHFFTFCRPGADQARNFISVVPRGEPLLPPVVDIEFGGNCPQRPSPEQLSAELGAFLGPVEAAFGKPAIVYLTDEAAEAYSAHIAARPRWLRSLAMLPGEDDWIYWQYHNRGRVDGIEGDVDLNVLKGGPEKLAELFAATAPDSIPAETPRSP; this comes from the coding sequence TTGAAGAAGCGGATCGTCCTCTGGACCTTGGCCTGCCTTGTTCTGGCGTGCGTCGTCGTCGTGGGCGGGCTCATCTATTTCCACACTTTCTCGCCCGACCGCGGCCGGTTCCCGGTCCGCGGCATCGACGTCTCCCACCACCAAGGCCGGATCGACTGGCGGCGTGTCGCCGCCGACGATGTCGCTTTCGCCGTCATCAAGGCGACCGAGGGCGGTGATCATGTCGACGATGCCTTTGCCGCCAACCTGCGCGAGGCGCGGGCGGCGGGCCTGGCGGTCGGCGCCTACCACTTCTTCACCTTCTGCCGGCCGGGCGCCGACCAGGCGAGGAATTTCATCTCGGTGGTGCCGCGCGGCGAGCCGCTGTTGCCGCCGGTGGTCGACATCGAATTCGGAGGCAACTGCCCGCAGCGCCCGTCGCCCGAGCAATTGAGCGCCGAGCTCGGGGCATTCCTTGGCCCGGTCGAGGCGGCCTTCGGCAAACCGGCGATCGTCTATCTGACCGACGAGGCGGCCGAGGCCTATTCGGCGCATATCGCCGCTCGCCCGCGCTGGCTGCGCTCGCTGGCGATGCTGCCCGGCGAGGACGACTGGATCTACTGGCAGTACCACAATCGGGGCCGCGTCGACGGCATCGAAGGCGATGTCGATCTCAACGTGCTCAAGGGCGGGCCGGAGAAGTTGGCCGAGTTGTTCGCGGCGACGGCTCCCGATTCTATTCCTGCAGAAACGCCGCGATCTCCTTGA
- the smpB gene encoding SsrA-binding protein SmpB, with translation MNQVKKADPNNRTVAENRKARFSYEVLDTVEAGLVLTGTEVKSLRQGQANIQESYASAEGGEIWLINSYLPEYLQANRFNHEPRRRRKLLLSKREMAKLSQSVDREGMTLVPLKIYFNDRGRAKLLLAIARGKKLHDKRETEKQRDWSREKGRLLKQRG, from the coding sequence ATGAATCAAGTCAAGAAAGCCGATCCCAACAACAGGACCGTTGCGGAGAACCGCAAGGCGCGGTTCTCCTATGAGGTGCTCGACACGGTCGAGGCCGGCCTGGTGCTGACCGGCACCGAGGTCAAGTCGCTGCGCCAGGGCCAGGCCAACATCCAGGAATCCTACGCGTCGGCCGAGGGTGGCGAGATCTGGCTGATCAATTCCTATCTGCCGGAATATCTGCAGGCCAACCGCTTCAACCATGAGCCGCGCCGGCGCCGCAAGCTTCTGCTGTCCAAGCGCGAGATGGCGAAACTGTCGCAGAGCGTCGATCGCGAAGGCATGACGCTGGTGCCCCTTAAGATCTATTTCAACGATCGCGGCCGCGCCAAGCTTTTGCTTGCGATCGCTCGCGGCAAGAAGCTGCACGACAAGCGCGAGACCGAGAAGCAGCGCGACTGGTCGCGCGAGAAGGGCCGGCTGCTCAAGCAACGTGGGTGA
- the dapA gene encoding 4-hydroxy-tetrahydrodipicolinate synthase, translating to MLRGSLTALVTPFDKSGRFDEKAFRAFIEWQLAEGTKGLVPVGTTGESPTLSHDEHRQVVKVCIEVAKGRAPVVAGAGSNNTEEAVGLVQFAEKAGADAALVVTPYYNKPTQRGLYEHFAAVARATKLPIIIYNIPPRSVIDMMPETMGRLAHDFKNIVGVKDATGKVERVSEQRATCGKDFIQLSGEDASALGFNAHGGVGCISVTSNVAPRLCSEFQEATLSGDSAQALELQDRLLPLHKAIFVEPGLCGAKYALSKLGKVENVVRSPLVTIEASTAEKIDQAMKHAGLIN from the coding sequence ATGCTGAGAGGCTCGCTGACCGCGCTCGTTACACCGTTCGACAAGAGCGGGCGTTTCGACGAGAAAGCCTTTCGCGCGTTCATCGAATGGCAGCTCGCCGAAGGCACCAAGGGGCTGGTTCCGGTAGGCACCACCGGCGAGTCGCCGACGCTGTCGCATGACGAGCATCGCCAGGTGGTCAAGGTCTGCATCGAGGTCGCCAAGGGTCGCGCTCCGGTCGTTGCCGGCGCCGGCTCCAACAACACCGAAGAGGCGGTAGGCCTGGTGCAGTTTGCCGAGAAGGCCGGCGCCGATGCGGCCCTCGTCGTCACGCCATATTACAACAAGCCGACGCAGCGCGGGCTCTATGAGCATTTCGCAGCCGTCGCCCGCGCGACCAAGCTGCCGATCATCATCTACAACATCCCGCCGCGCTCGGTCATCGACATGATGCCCGAGACGATGGGTCGGCTGGCGCACGACTTCAAGAACATCGTCGGCGTCAAGGATGCCACCGGCAAGGTCGAGCGGGTCTCCGAACAGCGCGCCACCTGCGGCAAGGACTTCATCCAGCTTTCCGGCGAGGATGCCTCGGCGCTGGGCTTCAACGCGCATGGCGGCGTCGGCTGCATCTCGGTGACCTCGAACGTCGCGCCGCGTCTCTGCTCGGAGTTCCAGGAAGCGACGCTGTCCGGCGACAGCGCCCAGGCGCTCGAATTGCAGGACCGCCTGCTGCCGCTGCACAAGGCGATCTTCGTTGAGCCAGGCCTGTGCGGCGCCAAATACGCGCTGTCCAAGCTTGGCAAGGTCGAGAATGTCGTCCGCTCGCCGCTGGTCACGATCGAGGCCTCGACCGCCGAAAAGATCGACCAGGCGATGAAGCACGCCGGCTTGATAAACTGA